The Pleurodeles waltl isolate 20211129_DDA chromosome 6, aPleWal1.hap1.20221129, whole genome shotgun sequence genome has a segment encoding these proteins:
- the DEPP1 gene encoding protein DEPP1 — MRSKLCLTVNHLPTIRENMEATFVPTNARADSSTGTNPSHDIDAYVTSICQLAQPTTMWTIGTRADHSSLHKSHKRAKMQPPASLRCHSGRAAEVCSVDTSCPPSHTAQTGPRDPSCHQSTVVHERAVDTCCPQLKHRAKDRGCMIVSLQLSMGTDPLDWLYGHHGKENRAENSLLHKRVSNPADHKDAGLGTSRLRCPPIGGNQRATSSSGYASQPQASGTQRLANVPEAPGKRSRTLRPQRRSGGAGRVRGTLSQKPLLPVIYEL; from the coding sequence ATGAGATCCAAGCTGTGTCTAACCGTGAATCATCTGCCCACCATCCGCGAGAACATGGAGGCCACGTTCGTACCCACGAATGCAAGGGCGGATAGCAGTACTGGAACGAATCCTTCCCACGACATTGATGCCTATGTGACTTCTATATGCCAGCTGGCACAGCCGACGACCATGTGGACCATTGGCACCCGTGCCGACCACAGCAGCCTGCACAAATCACACAAGAGGGCTAAGATGCAACCGCCAGCCTCACTTCGCTGCCACAGCGGTCGGGCGGCCGAGGTGTGCTCTGTGGACACATCCTGCCCTCCGAGCCATACAGCACAGACAGGGCCTAGAGACCCGTCCTGCcaccagagcacagtggtgcatgAGCGTGCCGTGGACACATGCTGCCCCCAGCTCAAGCACAGAGCCAAGGACCGAGGGTGCATGATTGTCTCATTACAGCTGAGCATGGGCACGGACCCCTTGGACTGGCTCTATGGACACCACGGCAAGGAGAACAGGGCAGAGAACAGCCTACTCCACAAACGAGTTTCCAACCCTGCTGACCACAAGGATGCAGGACTGGGCACAAGCCGCCTGAGGTGCCCACCAATAGGAGGGAACCAGCGGGCCACCAGCAGTTCGGGGTACGCAAGCCAGCCACAGGCCAGCGGCACTCAGAGACTGGCAAATGTCCCAGAAGCACCTGGGAAAAGAAGTCGGACACTGAGGCCTCAGCGGAGATCAGGGGGCGCTGGAAGAGTGCGTGGCACTCTCTCGCAGAAACCCCTCCTTCCTGTCATTTACGAGCTGTGA